TGCAGCCTATGTAACGACTATCCTACGAAAATATCGGGATAACCTATGCAGATATACGGACTCCACGATAACCGGGCCACAGAGCACGTGCGCAAACACCCTCGATACCGTCGCGGAGCAGACCGTTCGTCACTCGAACGCGTACGGGAGTCAGTCGGCGGGCGTCTGAGCACCGTCCAATCGGTGTCGGATTTTCCCGTTCGTTACCGGATTGACGTCTAATCGCCATCCAATCGCCACCGGACCACTGTTCGAGCGTCCGCTATCGAACGATTGTATTGATCCAAAAAAGCAATATTATCGCGTCGCTCCGACGAGGAGTACGAAAGCGATCTGTGCGACCGATCTCTCCACCGCGAGCGAGGCGACGATCGAGAGCGAGACCTGCCTCGAGTGTCTGGGGCGAATCGGCGTCGACGAGATCCACCTCGTGACCGTGATCCCGTCGAACGTCATCGCTGGCATGCCCGGGATGGACTTCGAGGACCGACGCAAGCGAGCGCTTTCGCGCTACCGACGCGTTATCGAAGCCGTCGGCTTCGACGTCGACGCGCACGTCGTCCGGGGCACGCCGCACCGACGCATCAACGGCGTCGCGGAGGCGATCGGCGCCGGTCTGATGGTCGTCGGCTCGCGCGGTCACGGAGACTCCGCCGCCTGTTGCTCGGGAGCGTCTCCGAGGACATCGTCGCGCGGGCCGAGGGGAACGTCATGCTCGTCCGGCCGGACCGGACGGCCTGATACGAGTTGTCTGGTCGGACGGGTTTCGGTTCTGCATCGAGGGGTCGAGGGCCGGAAGCGAGCCGACCACGTCGTTTTTTGGTACTGCTGTACCCACGAGAACCTATGCGAGCAGCGATCTACAAAGGCCCCGGAGAAATCGCCGTCGAGGACGTACCGAAACCCGAACTCGAGTCGCCGACCGACGCGGTGATCCGCGTGACACACACCGCGATCTGCGGCTCGGACCTCTGGTTTTACCGAGGGGACAGCGATCGGGACCAGGGTTCGCGGGTGGGTCACGAACCGATGGGGATCGTGGAGGCCGTCGGCGACGACGTGACGTCGGTCGAGCCGGGCGATCGGGTGTTAGCCCCGTTCTCGATCAGCTGTGGCGAGTGTGAGTTCTGCCGGAAAGGCCTGTACACCTCCTGTGTCGAGGACGAATCGTGGAGCGGCGAGAACGGCGGCGCGCAGGGCGAGTACGTGAAGTGCCCGTACGCGGACGGCACGCTCGTTCGCGTGCCCGACCGGTACGCCGACGACGAGGACACCCTCGAGTCACTGCTGCCGCTGACCGACGTGATGGGGACCGGACACCACGCCGCCGTCAGCGCCGGCGTGTCCGCGGGCGACACCGCGGTCGTCATCGGCGACGGCGCGGTCGGATTGTGCGGCGTGCTCGCCGCCCAGCGTCTGGGCGCGGAGCGTATCATCGCGGTCGGACACCACGAGGACCGCCTCGAAATCGCTACCGAATTCGGCGCGACGGAAACGGTCACCGAGCGCGGCGAGGCTGCTATCGAACGCGTTCGGGAGTTGACCCACGGTGGCGCGACTCACGTCATGGAGTGCGTCGGTGCCGCGTCCGCGATGAACACGGCCATCGCGGTCGCCCGCCCCGGCGGGACGGTCGGCTACGTCGGCGTACCATACGGCGTCGAAGACGGCGGTCTGGACGTGTTCTCGATGTTCTCGGACAACATCTCACTGCGGGGCGGCGTCGCGCCGGTTCGAGACTACGCGGAAGAACTCATGGCCGACGTGTGTCAGGGGACGCTCGATCCGTCGCCGATCTTCACGAAGACGGTCGACCTCGACGGTGTTCCGGAAG
The sequence above is drawn from the Halostagnicola kamekurae genome and encodes:
- a CDS encoding zinc-dependent alcohol dehydrogenase family protein; this translates as MRAAIYKGPGEIAVEDVPKPELESPTDAVIRVTHTAICGSDLWFYRGDSDRDQGSRVGHEPMGIVEAVGDDVTSVEPGDRVLAPFSISCGECEFCRKGLYTSCVEDESWSGENGGAQGEYVKCPYADGTLVRVPDRYADDEDTLESLLPLTDVMGTGHHAAVSAGVSAGDTAVVIGDGAVGLCGVLAAQRLGAERIIAVGHHEDRLEIATEFGATETVTERGEAAIERVRELTHGGATHVMECVGAASAMNTAIAVARPGGTVGYVGVPYGVEDGGLDVFSMFSDNISLRGGVAPVRDYAEELMADVCQGTLDPSPIFTKTVDLDGVPEGYRAMDDREAIKVLVKP